One segment of Pantoea sp. Lij88 DNA contains the following:
- a CDS encoding cytosine permease — MSVKSSVSDYSGADKPRLSETRSIDYIPLRERHGHPFSQFTLWFGGNLQITAIVTGALAVVLGGDVVWSLIGLLVGQILGAAIMSLHAIQGPRLGLPQMITSRMQFGVFGAVIPLVLVCMMYVGFSASGTVLAGQALAKLIHVSNSAGMILFSTLIVIIAVLGYRVIHQLGKVASVVGVLAFAYLFITLFSTHDLSAVWQNQHFTPANFLLAVSLSSSWQIAFCPYVSDYSRYLPADVSAKKLFSSVFFGTVLGTQASMTLGVIVAAIAGSAFAGNEVGYIVSMGSTATMAMVIYFAICFGKITFTTLNAYGSFMSLTTIVSGFRQQTTLSRGARILFVVLMVALACVIALLSEPAFLKSFTHFLLFLLAFFVPWSAISLTDFYLITKGRVDVPALSQPDGRYGRWNLAGISVYCLGVLVQLPFIDNPLHHGSLTWIFAGNDVSWIVGWFATALLWLIASRWDRRGTPEKSVYPAE, encoded by the coding sequence ATGTCGGTCAAATCATCTGTATCAGATTATTCAGGCGCTGATAAACCGCGTCTGTCAGAAACCCGTTCCATTGATTACATCCCGTTGCGTGAACGTCATGGTCATCCCTTCAGCCAGTTCACGCTCTGGTTTGGTGGCAACCTGCAAATCACGGCCATTGTCACAGGTGCGCTGGCCGTGGTGCTGGGGGGTGACGTCGTATGGTCGCTGATCGGCCTGCTGGTGGGACAGATTCTGGGCGCAGCGATCATGTCTTTGCATGCTATCCAGGGCCCGCGCCTGGGTTTACCGCAGATGATCACCAGCCGGATGCAGTTTGGCGTGTTTGGTGCCGTCATTCCTCTGGTGCTGGTGTGCATGATGTATGTGGGGTTTTCAGCCAGCGGGACAGTCTTAGCGGGGCAGGCGCTGGCTAAACTTATCCATGTCAGCAATTCAGCCGGGATGATCCTGTTCAGTACCCTTATCGTGATCATCGCGGTACTGGGCTATCGCGTGATTCATCAGCTGGGGAAGGTGGCAAGCGTTGTGGGCGTTTTAGCCTTTGCTTATCTGTTTATTACGCTGTTCTCTACGCATGACTTATCCGCCGTGTGGCAGAACCAGCATTTTACCCCGGCAAATTTCCTGCTGGCGGTCTCCCTTTCTTCCTCCTGGCAGATTGCCTTCTGTCCTTATGTCTCTGACTATTCGCGCTACCTGCCAGCGGATGTCTCCGCGAAGAAACTGTTCAGCTCGGTCTTTTTTGGCACCGTACTGGGCACCCAGGCGTCAATGACGCTGGGGGTCATTGTCGCGGCGATTGCCGGAAGTGCGTTTGCAGGGAATGAGGTGGGTTACATCGTGAGTATGGGCAGCACGGCGACCATGGCCATGGTGATTTATTTCGCGATTTGCTTTGGGAAAATTACGTTTACCACGCTGAATGCCTACGGCAGTTTTATGTCACTGACGACCATTGTCTCTGGCTTCCGGCAGCAAACTACGCTGAGCCGGGGAGCGCGCATTCTGTTTGTGGTGCTGATGGTGGCGCTGGCCTGCGTCATTGCGCTGCTCAGTGAACCGGCCTTCCTGAAATCCTTCACCCACTTCCTGCTTTTTCTGCTGGCTTTCTTTGTGCCCTGGAGCGCAATCAGCCTGACCGATTTTTATCTCATCACCAAAGGCAGGGTTGATGTCCCCGCTCTGTCGCAGCCGGATGGACGCTATGGACGCTGGAACCTCGCCGGGATTAGCGTCTATTGTCTGGGCGTGCTGGTGCAACTGCCGTTTATCGATAATCCGCTGCACCATGGATCGCTGACCTGGATTTTTGCCGGTAATGATGTTTCGTGGATTGTCGGCTGGTTTGCGACGGCACTGTTATGGCTTATCGCCAGCCGCTGGGATCGCCGTGGCACACCGGAAAAGTCAGTTTATCCTGCGGAGTAA
- a CDS encoding helix-turn-helix domain-containing protein: MAKQESLRTSECPVARTLESIGERWCMMIVREAFDDVRRFSDFQRNLGLAKNILASRLKQLVEIGVFEIAPASDGSAYSEYVLTERGRSLFPVVVAMRQWGERYLFEEGETHSVLLDNAEGKPLPRLEVYSSQGKKLDSADCHRQRVVAKG, encoded by the coding sequence ATGGCTAAGCAGGAATCCCTGAGAACCAGCGAGTGTCCGGTTGCCAGAACCCTGGAATCGATAGGGGAACGCTGGTGCATGATGATCGTGCGTGAAGCCTTTGATGACGTCCGCAGATTCAGTGACTTCCAGCGTAACTTAGGGCTGGCGAAAAATATCCTGGCGTCGCGCCTGAAGCAGCTGGTGGAGATTGGCGTGTTTGAGATTGCGCCCGCCTCTGATGGCAGCGCCTACAGCGAATATGTCCTGACCGAAAGAGGCCGCTCGCTGTTTCCGGTGGTGGTGGCGATGCGCCAGTGGGGCGAGCGCTATCTGTTTGAAGAGGGCGAGACCCACTCGGTGCTGCTGGATAATGCGGAAGGCAAGCCGCTGCCGCGTCTGGAGGTCTACTCTTCGCAGGGGAAGAAACTGGACTCCGCCGACTGTCACCGTCAGCGGGTGGTTGCAAAGGGGTAA
- a CDS encoding MFS transporter, whose translation MTMTTCKTREADPPADATPMLSPRMILLFSLTSALAVANVYSAQPLLESIAASLQVSRASIGAVVTATQTGYALGLIFLVPLGDCINRKKLVLTQLLLSVLALTAAAFAPDLMTLLCAMLLVGLMAVVTQLMVAWAAMLASPAQRGQVVGSVTSGIVIGILLARFVSGMISDLAGWRAVYLIAACLLLLISLVLVKVLPATTGQAQRPAYPQLLLSVLRLFRTEPLLRRRGILALLIFAAFSMLWSSMVLPLTDLSLSHTGIGMFGLAGLAGALAASRAGAWADQGRGQRATGFALALLTFSWLPIAALKSSLLLLIIGVILLDFAIQTVHVINQSLIVAARPEAASRLVGAYMCFYSLGSALGAIAATQLYAHWGWQAVCYAGAAVSASAFLCWYGARHA comes from the coding sequence ATGACCATGACGACATGCAAGACCCGTGAAGCCGATCCACCCGCAGACGCGACACCCATGCTTTCTCCCCGGATGATCCTGTTGTTCTCACTCACTTCTGCGCTTGCTGTCGCCAATGTTTACTCGGCACAACCGTTACTGGAATCGATAGCCGCCAGTCTGCAGGTTTCTCGCGCCAGCATCGGCGCGGTGGTCACAGCTACCCAGACCGGCTACGCCCTCGGGTTGATCTTTCTGGTGCCGCTGGGCGACTGCATCAACCGCAAAAAACTGGTGCTCACCCAGCTGCTGCTGTCCGTGCTGGCATTAACCGCTGCGGCTTTTGCGCCGGATCTGATGACGCTGCTCTGTGCGATGCTGCTGGTAGGTTTAATGGCCGTGGTCACGCAGCTGATGGTGGCCTGGGCCGCCATGCTGGCGTCGCCTGCACAGCGCGGACAGGTGGTCGGCAGCGTGACCAGCGGCATCGTGATCGGCATCCTGCTGGCGCGCTTTGTTTCCGGGATGATTTCCGATCTGGCGGGCTGGCGCGCGGTCTATCTGATAGCCGCCTGCCTGTTACTGCTTATCTCACTGGTGCTGGTGAAAGTGCTGCCCGCCACAACTGGTCAGGCGCAGCGCCCCGCTTATCCTCAGCTGTTACTGTCGGTGCTCCGGTTGTTCCGCACGGAACCGCTGTTGCGCAGGCGAGGCATCCTGGCGCTGCTGATTTTTGCCGCTTTCAGTATGCTCTGGTCTTCGATGGTGCTGCCGCTGACGGATCTGTCGCTGTCACACACCGGGATTGGAATGTTCGGACTGGCGGGCCTGGCCGGCGCACTGGCGGCATCCAGAGCGGGCGCATGGGCTGACCAGGGACGGGGGCAGCGTGCCACCGGCTTCGCCCTGGCGTTGCTGACCTTTTCCTGGCTGCCGATCGCCGCGCTGAAGAGCTCGCTCCTGCTGCTGATAATCGGAGTGATCCTGCTCGACTTCGCTATTCAGACGGTACATGTGATTAACCAGAGCCTGATCGTGGCGGCCCGCCCCGAAGCGGCCAGTCGTCTGGTCGGCGCCTATATGTGCTTTTACTCGCTGGGCAGTGCGCTGGGCGCGATTGCCGCCACCCAGCTTTATGCTCACTGGGGATGGCAGGCCGTCTGTTATGCCGGTGCCGCAGTCAGCGCCTCCGCTTTTCTCTGCTGGTATGGAGCACGTCACGCATGA
- a CDS encoding EamA family transporter: MKLSHLLLAVLITAIWGVNFSVIKLGLHAVDPFILAGIRFTLCALPALFFIKKPDVPWRDLIGYGLVFGIGLWGLVNLGIKTGLSAGIASLLLQFSAFFTLLLGSWVFKERLSRYQIAGCLLACAGLLSIFFITDGSVTLSGMLLVLAGAIAWSIANIINKKAGTRQVFAFLVWSSAFAPIPLFLLDGLVNGSAGYHALFTQLDVKAVLSILFQVYPNTLLGYWVWNWLLKQYPVSTVAPLSLLVPVFGILGSVAIFGETVSAQKIVALLLIIAGLAVGLYGQRVVHFISVRFA; encoded by the coding sequence ATGAAACTCTCTCATCTGCTGCTCGCCGTGCTGATCACCGCCATCTGGGGCGTTAATTTTTCCGTTATCAAACTCGGGTTGCACGCGGTCGATCCGTTTATCCTGGCAGGCATCCGCTTTACGCTCTGCGCCCTGCCAGCCCTGTTCTTTATTAAAAAACCGGACGTGCCGTGGCGCGACCTGATCGGCTATGGCCTGGTCTTCGGGATTGGTTTATGGGGTCTGGTGAATCTGGGGATTAAAACCGGGCTGTCGGCGGGCATCGCCTCGCTGCTGTTGCAGTTCAGCGCCTTTTTCACCCTGCTGCTGGGTAGTTGGGTATTTAAAGAGCGCCTCAGCCGTTATCAGATCGCCGGATGTTTGCTCGCCTGCGCCGGTCTGCTGAGCATTTTTTTCATTACCGATGGTTCGGTGACGCTCTCCGGGATGCTGCTGGTGCTGGCGGGGGCGATAGCCTGGAGTATTGCCAACATCATCAATAAAAAAGCGGGCACGCGGCAGGTTTTTGCGTTTCTGGTCTGGTCGAGTGCCTTCGCCCCCATCCCGCTCTTCCTGCTGGACGGGCTGGTGAATGGCAGCGCGGGTTATCACGCGCTGTTCACCCAGCTGGATGTGAAGGCGGTGTTGTCGATACTGTTTCAGGTCTACCCCAACACCCTGCTCGGCTACTGGGTGTGGAACTGGCTATTGAAACAGTATCCGGTCTCCACCGTCGCGCCACTGTCGCTGCTGGTGCCGGTGTTCGGCATCCTGGGGTCGGTGGCGATATTCGGCGAAACGGTTTCAGCGCAGAAGATCGTTGCGCTGCTGCTGATCATCGCCGGCCTGGCGGTGGGACTCTATGGTCAGCGGGTCGTACACTTTATCAGCGTGCGATTCGCCTGA
- a CDS encoding DapH/DapD/GlmU-related protein yields the protein MSIAAVMPARLAHTWIDDTVKMRDTTVGLQCEILAHSSLEYSELGDFSYVGEHCCLADTQIGRFCAIANQVRIGAPNHPMDRASQHRFTYCPEYYHPAARRDQGFFADRRADRVVIGNDVWIGHGVIVLPGVTIGDGAVLAAGAVVTKNVAPYSVVGGVPARPLRVRFTPAIAARLQRIAWWNWPLEKLMANLPDFQHGDIEAFCQRHGE from the coding sequence ATGTCCATTGCCGCCGTTATGCCTGCCCGTTTAGCGCACACCTGGATTGATGACACGGTGAAGATGCGGGACACCACCGTAGGTCTGCAGTGTGAGATCCTGGCGCACAGTTCGCTGGAATATAGCGAGCTGGGTGACTTCTCCTATGTCGGCGAGCACTGTTGCCTGGCCGACACTCAGATAGGGCGATTCTGCGCCATTGCCAATCAGGTGCGTATCGGCGCGCCGAATCATCCCATGGACCGCGCCTCCCAGCATCGCTTTACCTACTGCCCGGAGTACTACCATCCCGCCGCCCGCCGCGATCAGGGCTTCTTTGCTGACCGTCGCGCCGACCGGGTGGTGATCGGGAATGATGTCTGGATCGGCCATGGTGTGATTGTGCTGCCCGGCGTCACCATTGGTGATGGTGCGGTGCTGGCTGCCGGCGCAGTGGTAACGAAAAACGTCGCCCCCTACAGCGTGGTCGGTGGTGTGCCGGCCCGGCCACTGCGGGTGCGGTTTACGCCCGCGATTGCCGCCCGTCTGCAGCGCATTGCCTGGTGGAACTGGCCGCTGGAGAAACTGATGGCGAATCTGCCCGACTTTCAGCACGGCGACATCGAAGCGTTCTGCCAGCGGCACGGTGAATAG
- a CDS encoding sorbosone dehydrogenase family protein, with protein MNIPHKTLLALSLTALLAGCDDGALVDPQKQIGPNPELPQAQNFFMPPMQVPEGTPWKAGEMPKVADGLKIEKIAENLQHPRQVYVLPNNDVLVAESNGPPKPTTRPKQLIMGIVQKASGKGGDGGNRITLLRNVNGKWEQHRFIENLHSPFGMQLIGNTLYVANADSLVKFPYREGETEIRTAPEEVTELPGGPINHHWTKSLVASPDGSKLYVGVGSNSNVTENGIGAEYRRAAVLEVDAASGASRIYASGLRNPTGLQWEPQSGKLWAIVNERDEIGSDLVPDYMTSVQDKGFYGWPYSYYGQHVDTRAEPQRPDLVEKAIKPDYALSSHVAPLGLLFYGADNMPQYRGGAFISEHGSWNRTPLNGYKVVWVKFENGKPVGQPQTVVSGFLTEDEKQVRGLPVGLASDKQGGVLIADDAGNTVWRVSAAK; from the coding sequence ATGAACATACCGCATAAAACGCTGCTCGCGCTGTCCCTGACCGCATTGCTGGCAGGCTGTGATGATGGTGCGCTGGTCGATCCGCAAAAGCAGATCGGACCGAATCCCGAACTGCCGCAGGCGCAGAACTTCTTTATGCCGCCGATGCAGGTGCCGGAAGGCACCCCCTGGAAAGCCGGTGAAATGCCAAAAGTGGCTGACGGACTGAAGATTGAAAAGATTGCTGAGAATCTGCAGCATCCGCGTCAGGTTTACGTCCTGCCGAATAACGATGTGCTGGTGGCGGAATCCAACGGGCCACCGAAGCCCACCACCCGGCCAAAACAGCTGATTATGGGCATTGTGCAGAAAGCGTCTGGCAAGGGCGGTGACGGCGGCAACCGCATCACGCTGCTGCGCAACGTCAATGGCAAATGGGAGCAGCACCGCTTTATAGAGAATCTGCACTCGCCGTTTGGCATGCAGCTGATTGGTAATACGCTCTACGTGGCGAATGCCGACAGCCTGGTGAAGTTCCCGTATCGCGAAGGCGAGACGGAGATCCGCACCGCGCCTGAAGAGGTGACGGAACTGCCGGGCGGGCCGATTAACCACCACTGGACGAAATCGCTGGTAGCCAGCCCGGATGGCAGCAAGCTCTATGTGGGTGTCGGCTCTAACAGTAACGTCACCGAGAACGGCATTGGCGCGGAGTATCGTCGGGCGGCAGTGCTGGAAGTGGATGCGGCCAGCGGTGCCAGCCGTATTTATGCCAGCGGACTGCGCAACCCGACCGGCTTACAGTGGGAACCGCAGAGCGGCAAACTGTGGGCTATCGTCAACGAGCGTGATGAAATCGGCTCCGATCTGGTGCCTGATTACATGACCTCGGTGCAGGATAAAGGCTTCTACGGCTGGCCCTACAGCTACTATGGCCAGCATGTTGATACCCGTGCCGAACCGCAGCGTCCCGACCTGGTTGAGAAGGCGATCAAGCCGGATTATGCCCTGAGCTCGCATGTCGCGCCGCTGGGCCTGCTGTTCTACGGCGCCGATAACATGCCGCAATACCGTGGCGGCGCGTTTATCAGCGAACATGGCAGCTGGAACCGGACGCCGCTCAATGGCTACAAAGTGGTGTGGGTGAAATTCGAAAACGGCAAGCCGGTCGGTCAGCCGCAGACGGTGGTCTCGGGCTTCCTGACGGAGGACGAAAAGCAGGTGCGTGGTTTGCCGGTGGGTCTGGCCAGCGACAAACAGGGCGGTGTGCTGATTGCGGATGATGCAGGGAATACTGTCTGGCGTGTCAGCGCCGCGAAGTAG
- a CDS encoding DUF2231 domain-containing protein: MRNTLGRSAFAVTLYALLEPVPLGFFVAAWLFDILYMQTFVQFWTDAASWLIALGLILAIVPRLIALVYLFRGSDSAEKGHFWLWLVAIVIAIVNAFIHSRDAAAVIPLGVTLSTLVVALLLLANVQLALRQRSA, encoded by the coding sequence ATGCGCAATACCCTGGGAAGATCGGCCTTTGCCGTGACGCTGTACGCCTTGCTGGAGCCCGTACCGCTGGGCTTTTTTGTGGCGGCCTGGCTGTTCGACATCCTCTACATGCAGACCTTTGTGCAGTTCTGGACGGATGCCGCCAGCTGGCTGATTGCGCTGGGACTGATACTGGCGATTGTGCCGCGACTCATCGCGCTGGTTTATCTGTTTCGCGGTAGCGACAGTGCGGAGAAGGGCCATTTCTGGCTCTGGCTGGTGGCGATTGTGATCGCTATCGTCAATGCGTTTATTCACAGCCGTGATGCCGCCGCCGTGATCCCGCTGGGCGTGACGCTTTCGACGCTGGTGGTAGCGCTGCTGCTGCTGGCGAATGTGCAACTTGCGTTACGTCAGCGTAGCGCTTAA
- a CDS encoding ABC transporter substrate-binding protein — translation MKKWFLALGLLTLAGTASAKMITDVAGRQVEVPQEAKRIILGEGRQIYLLAAFDTDAPFKRVIGWRDDLHKADWDGYQAYEKRYPEIKKLPTFGGAKDGTFNIEQALTLKPDLVLMNLESKAATDEGKLIEKLHAVGVPVVFIDFREAPMVNAEKSIRIMGELVNKPERAQEIITFRQQQIDLVTSRLKNFTGYRPKVMIDRAGGYSDECCMSFGNENFGQMVEIAGGRNIAKDLIPGTFGTLNPEQIIASQPDVVVVTGANWKNYNTVGKWVGVGPGANVTEATARLKALMMRDAFKTLPVAHNGNVHAIWHQFYDSPYQFVAIQALAKWLHPDLFADLDPDATFRTFHEKFLPLPYQPGYWVTLPADKP, via the coding sequence ATGAAAAAATGGTTTTTAGCGCTGGGGCTGCTAACGCTGGCAGGGACGGCTTCGGCCAAAATGATTACCGATGTTGCAGGCCGTCAGGTTGAGGTGCCGCAGGAAGCAAAACGCATCATCCTGGGTGAGGGCCGTCAGATCTATCTGCTGGCGGCGTTTGATACCGATGCCCCGTTCAAACGGGTGATTGGCTGGCGCGATGACCTGCATAAGGCGGACTGGGATGGTTATCAGGCTTATGAGAAACGCTATCCGGAGATCAAAAAATTACCGACGTTTGGCGGCGCGAAAGATGGCACTTTTAACATCGAACAGGCGTTAACGCTGAAGCCCGATCTGGTGCTGATGAATCTGGAATCCAAAGCGGCCACCGATGAAGGCAAGCTGATTGAAAAACTGCACGCGGTCGGCGTGCCGGTGGTGTTTATCGATTTCCGTGAAGCGCCGATGGTGAACGCGGAGAAAAGTATCCGCATCATGGGCGAACTGGTGAACAAGCCGGAACGTGCTCAGGAGATCATCACCTTCCGCCAGCAGCAGATTGACCTTGTGACCTCGCGTCTGAAGAACTTTACCGGCTACCGCCCGAAAGTGATGATTGACCGCGCAGGCGGCTACAGCGACGAGTGTTGTATGTCGTTCGGCAATGAGAACTTTGGTCAGATGGTGGAGATCGCGGGCGGTCGTAACATCGCGAAAGATCTGATCCCCGGCACCTTCGGCACCCTTAACCCGGAGCAGATCATCGCCAGCCAGCCCGATGTGGTAGTGGTGACCGGCGCGAACTGGAAGAACTACAATACCGTGGGCAAATGGGTCGGCGTCGGTCCGGGTGCCAATGTCACCGAAGCCACGGCACGTCTCAAAGCGCTAATGATGCGTGATGCCTTTAAAACCCTGCCGGTCGCGCACAACGGTAACGTTCACGCCATCTGGCATCAGTTCTACGACAGCCCGTATCAGTTTGTGGCTATCCAGGCGCTGGCGAAATGGCTGCATCCCGATCTCTTTGCCGATCTGGATCCGGATGCCACTTTCCGCACGTTCCACGAGAAGTTCCTGCCGCTGCCTTACCAGCCAGGATACTGGGTGACGTTACCCGCTGATAAGCCCTGA
- a CDS encoding RpiB/LacA/LacB family sugar-phosphate isomerase gives MKIALMMENSQAAKNVTVLKELEGVAQPLGHQVFNVGMSDEQDHHLTYIHLGIQASVLLNSQAVDFVVAGCGTGQGALMSLNIHPGVVCGYCIDPADAYLFAQINNGNALSLPFAKGFGWGAELNLRFIFEKAFTGEKGNGYPPERKEPQVRNAGLLNQVKAAVIKENYLDTLRAIDPELVRTAVSGPRFQQCLFEQGKNQEIVAFVRQLTH, from the coding sequence ATGAAAATCGCGTTAATGATGGAAAACAGCCAGGCCGCAAAAAACGTTACCGTGCTGAAAGAACTGGAAGGCGTCGCGCAGCCGCTGGGCCATCAGGTCTTCAACGTTGGCATGAGCGATGAGCAGGATCACCATCTGACCTACATTCACCTCGGCATCCAGGCCAGCGTGCTGCTCAACAGCCAGGCGGTGGATTTCGTGGTCGCGGGCTGCGGCACCGGGCAGGGCGCGCTGATGTCGCTGAACATCCATCCGGGCGTAGTCTGCGGTTACTGTATCGATCCGGCCGATGCTTACCTGTTCGCGCAGATCAACAACGGCAATGCCTTATCCCTGCCATTCGCCAAAGGGTTTGGCTGGGGCGCTGAACTCAACCTGCGCTTTATCTTTGAAAAAGCGTTCACCGGCGAGAAGGGCAATGGTTATCCGCCAGAACGTAAAGAACCGCAGGTGCGCAATGCCGGTCTGCTGAATCAGGTGAAGGCAGCGGTGATCAAAGAGAACTACCTCGATACCCTGCGCGCTATCGATCCTGAACTGGTACGCACCGCCGTGAGTGGCCCGCGTTTCCAGCAGTGCCTGTTTGAACAGGGCAAAAACCAGGAGATCGTTGCCTTTGTGCGTCAGCTGACTCACTAA
- a CDS encoding cupin domain-containing protein, with translation MFIYHKERPSEDLGNGVTRRVLAHGGTMMAVEVSFEKGAVGPLHHHPHEQLTYVLSGRFAFTIDGETRDVGAGDTLYKAPEVVHGCVCLEAGVLLDTFTPQREDFLTAKS, from the coding sequence ATGTTTATCTACCATAAAGAGCGACCATCCGAAGATCTGGGTAACGGTGTTACCCGCCGCGTGCTGGCACATGGCGGCACGATGATGGCGGTTGAAGTGAGTTTCGAAAAAGGGGCTGTTGGCCCGCTGCATCATCATCCTCATGAGCAACTGACCTATGTGCTGAGCGGACGCTTTGCCTTCACCATCGATGGTGAGACGCGGGACGTGGGCGCCGGGGATACACTCTACAAAGCGCCAGAGGTGGTTCATGGCTGTGTCTGTCTTGAGGCAGGCGTGCTGCTTGATACCTTTACGCCACAGCGGGAAGATTTTCTGACTGCTAAATCCTGA